One Carya illinoinensis cultivar Pawnee chromosome 5, C.illinoinensisPawnee_v1, whole genome shotgun sequence genomic window, CTTTGAAAACAAGTTCCCTGGAGTACATGTCCAAGAGGTGATCAGCATAAACTCCTTTTACCATGTTGCTCAAATAAGTTGATAGGTGTTTGTGCTAAACTATGTCTTTGTTAACAGGCATATGGATTGACCGAGCATAGTTGCATCACCCTCACTCTTGCGGACCCTAAAATTGCTAGCTCTCCATCAAAGAAGAACTCGGTTGGTTACATTCTTCCAAATTtagaagtaaaatttattaatccaGAAACTGGTCAATCCCTACCCACGAATACACCAGGCGAAATTTGTGTTAGAAGCCAATGTGTAATGAAAGGTAAGGAAGATATAGTTGCATGCAGCATGTCATATTAATATTTAGGTATAGTTCCATgttaattattagaaaaatggCAAATAACTCTTTtgagttgtaaaatagttatGGGTGTACCATTACTCTATCTCTAAATTTTTCAGGTTATTATAATAATGACGAGGAGACTGCCCGAACTATCGACAAGAAAGGGTGGCTTCACACAGGCGACATTGGATTCATAGATGATGAGGGTGATGTTTTCGTTGTGGATCGCATCAAAGAGTTAATCAAGTACAAAGGTTTCCAAGTAAGTTGCCCCTTGACATGTTTGCATGTTTATGTTATACTTGATTGATGGTTCACATAGCTAATTTAGAATCATAACATACAAACTCGAGAATATTAGAAGTCTAAATGAAGAGTTGGACTAATTCATATTTGGTGGACATAATTAATATGCCATGTGCAGGTGGCTCCTGCTGAGCTTGAGGCCATCCTTCTCACTCATCCCTCAATTGAAGATGCAGCCGTAGTGCCGTAAGCATAGtcatcataatatttttttgtccttttttttttttttctagctaattatatatttttttagaatttgaagacTGAAAATTCACAATGCTTTCTcatattttggatttttttcagGCTGCCTGATGAGGAGGCAGGGGAGATCCCAGGTGCAAGCGTTGTGATGGCCCCAGGTGCAAAGGAGAGTGAAGAAGATGTCATTCATTACGTTGCCTCGAGTGTTGCACATTACAAGAAAGTGAGAGTGGTGCAATTTGTGGACACAATCCCAAAGTCACCTTCTGGAAAAATAATGAGAAGGCTTATTAAAGATAAGATGATAGAAGAGATGCGGGCAAATCTCTCCAACTCCAAACTCAATCCAATGTTGAAATAACATATTTTGCCTGAATTTTCTACTCAACTAAGAGTTCGTGATAAAATGTACCCCATCCTAGATAACTTTTGTCTGGCTATGACTAATTGGGTAAATATTGCAATATGAAGCTCTACTAAGTAATCCTTGTTTATgtgtttttaaaattcaatGAAATTTCTCCTCAGTTCACCCATAGAGTTTTGGGAAAGGATAAACACACAATACTTTTTACAACATTTTacacaattaaatttttaaatcatgtgggTATTTTAGTAACATATCTCATAAATATAACatcactttacaaaaatatatttattttgaaacataattataaaatatgttgtgGAAAGTATTGTATGGATATCATTAATAGTTAGTTTTAaggacaaaatataaaaaattctaattcaTATTCCTAATTAAGTGATTGTggacacataacatcatccaaCAGGAAACAATGTTATCAACTTTGtactctattatttttataatatacataacattgTTTTGCTGTCtctaattcaatcttatttTTAAGTGTTAGGTTAAGGACTTATTTGACTTTTTGTGTTGCTTTTAGGGGCGATCATATTTTTCAACACATTGGATGATCCAGTGTTGTTATGAAAACATCCCCTCCCTCAACCTTGTGTTGTCACCTAACCCGAGGCCCCCACACATAGCTTTGGAGTGGAATTCCACCCTCTTGCTGGCACATGGGAGACCAGTTCTTCTGGATCCGATCTGATCTCCCCAATTATTTTCTAAGGATGATgaaaatttcatgatttttccAGGTTTTGTAGGGATGTAGAAAAGTACATCTGTGCAAATCCACGTCCATTAGTCATACCgtaaattgatataattgtaGCATCTCTAACCttatttataaagagattttataaatataaatttataaattgacaaaatttaatataaaatattaaattataaaattatttttattatattatatattataaaattacgtgaatttataaaaactttttGTAATTATGGACCGTAGCACTTGTGTTGGTAAGATGCATTCAATAATTCGTAACTTTTGATGTTACTACTATTATTTGCttcaaataattgaaaaaaataaaagtcaaatgcTCATTGGGAAGAGCAAAGCCCGTAGCGATATCAATATGTTGTTCAATAAGGAAGGGCCCACAAAAAAGAATCAATGAGagatcgagacgtccagatccAGTGAGGAATGGTGGGGTCGTTCTGACGTGTGAATTTATAAGGCACCTTCAAGACACAAAACTAGGCCCAAAATAAAGTGACTAATAAGCAGGAAGAAGACGAAAACAAGAAAGTGACACATCCTCGGTTGCTGGCCAAGGGCTCTTTCAAAGCATTTATTAAAAAGgtcaagaaaaaacaaaaatcattcaTCGAAAATAAATGGTTAATCCTAAAGAACCGTGTTCCTTCTAAAATCTCAGATCTCGTTGGGAAGGATTCTTTCTACATCTTACGTTCAGGCTAAGATATTGTTTGGCTTTTCAACTTTAATAATTAAAGTTCCGTGGCTAGGAaaaatgcattttatttttcaaaaagctTCGTCACCACACCATTGGTTGAGTTTAAGTcatagattttaaaaattaaattgcaGTCTAGTCTTAATTTCATGCGTGAGATTtcttaaaaagtaatgaaaaataaatgaaaaataataataaaattatatgatttCAAATCACTCGACTGTCTAAATACaatataaacattttattgtataaattttaaaatatcttgtTACATcaactgaaaaatataatctgaGAATCCACCcaataggtttttattttttttttttttaatttttattttatttttatttatcttaatcACTCAACTCTCCAAATACAATCTAAATCCTTCactgtataaattttaaaaggtCGTGTTACATCAACTGAAAAATGTAACCTGAGAACCCACCCAATAGGctagtttttatttcttttttcttttttattttgttttcattcaatttttttatatttttaaatatttttttaaaaataaaaaaattcacaacatcactagaaattacataattaaccactaagttaaaaaaaataaaaaatcattcggcacatattttagcatttcccaattttaaaatatcagttaaaagattaaaaatacttattttcatcaaatattcaatattttcttatCTTAACATGTGGTCATCATTCAGtggaacaatttttatttttgaaggaggaaaaaaaaccaaaccaaaccttcCGATTTCCTGTCGGTTATCAGACAGTGGCGCGGCATCGGCCCAGGTAAATGTCAAACATGTTAAGAGGCAGTAaactaataatattctaaaacttGCTCACGTGGACCACCTGCTTTGATCCTTAAACAAAGAGAACTTAGCAATCTCAAATTAATTAACAACAATCTCTCTCACCTGACTGAATCGACCTGGTGCCAACCTTAatccacccaaaaaaaaaaaaattaaaaaaaaaaaaaaaccctcccTACTACTCTAACATTCATAAACAAATGAGTTTctaaagaattaataaaattataataaaataaataattttgtcataaataagttttataaaattaaaatagatccaatatatatattaatttataaatttatttttatgagatgtCTACGTTACTAAAACACTTTGTTCCCTACTACCTCAGTCTCACACCCTTATGACTAAAATAATGTATGCCTTTCCTTTTATATCCTTATAAGTTGATCACTTGGACTTATTTATCCCTTCAATTGGACgtcctttcttcttcctttttagtATCATAATGCCAACTTGTCCAAGTTGTAGTCGTGCAGAAACATTTGCgacatttaaataatttcaacaGGTGATTATAATATTGACCATTATAACGAGCTTACAATTTATATCTATATCATAAGTGGACGAGAATATTATTCTAGTCGATAGTCAAGTTCAAGTGTTCGTAGGCCTAATTGTCactttttcactctttcatttgaaaaatatatacactttgtatttatgaattattaaaattttactgACATTTATGTTGGTTTAATTTATcagaatttaataattatgaatatgaatccttaatttgaataattttgagaatttaataaagattttaatttttaaaaaagggaatggtcattttttttcttttgttagaaATTGGcatgggatttttttttctctcttctttgtaTCGCACATGATTATGTTTTTAATAACTAGTAGTTAggcaacgtccaagggacgttcgtccagtgtatagaaatattatttttattaaggaaaaaattttgaataataatgtaatatttttagaaaaaaaatatataaattctaacatcaaatagtaagatagacttaaatcagttttaaagcatttagaatttataaaaaaaaaaaaaaaaaagaatcttgaaacaaacatgtacagcacaggagataaactgttaacagtaaaggaacgtgtatagcacgttttcttaatttaataaagcgattatttttaaaaagtaacataatttttataaagaaataaaatactaaggtttttataagatattattatttgattttaatgtttcataatgaatttaaattgataaataaataatattttattaggataattgtattcataaatgtagttggtaaatatatttaaacttaattattttacatttctctttatttatataaggaatgaataaaaattttaaatcacataaataaattgatatataaattataatttatataaaagatcatatatataatagaatatagaatatatatttatataatttatatagatatatataatagaatatatatatatatatatatatagatatctaatatacctcataaataaatgatcatcaatgcataggttacaagattatgcatgctgcatgaattttaataattatgaatttattcataagtgattggagagagagattaaaaaattaagaacttttaagaagagagagtcactttaatttattcatgtaactaacggcgttaattttaacggtaaaacaacaaaaaccgttaaaccaataaaattccgttagatagccactttatatataaagagaaatttaTGTTCATCTTTTCtgcatattacatattatataatttttttattaaatatataatgtataaatgATGAGttgaagaatttaattagtttaaaaataaataaataaatatgataatgaatagtaaaatatttttattttatttttaactgcACAGCCTCGGTTGACCGAGAGGTTGTGCCGTCAACTTTGGAGTCGAGTCGACTCGCCGTGACCCGCCAAACCTTTCTGCTTCAGTGTCTCTGACTCTCTCTTTAAAGCCTTCGATTCCAACAAAGAGTACGTACAATTACAAAGAAACAACAGACAGGGAAGAGGCAAAGAGAGCTCAGCTGCATAAGATTCGCGTGAGCGATAGAGGCAAGTTTCCTGTTTCCTCCACATGTCGCTTCGGAACGGAATGGCATAAATCCGAAATCCTCCTCCAATTCCCCATCCCGAATCAGTCACTATCTCTCTCGTTTGGCAGTTGGCACTTTGTAAGCtctgcgctctctctctctctctctctctcatttattttttccttttcagaagtttattattttgttgtttttgcttTCAATctgaaaccaaaaaagaaaagaaaaaatccatTTTCCTATGATTCCGATTTTCGTTTCGCGTTTTTCCTTGTTATTCTCGGGACtgatgagagaaaagaaaaacgaaGCAGTGATCTGTTGGGAAATATCCGTTGGagatctttttccttttttatttctggtgagaaaataaatagaaataggagtgatagtaataataatgataaatgagGAGTGGAGTTGGCgatatttttttccctaaatttGGACGACCATCTGTAATCTGTTAGTTATATCCTGGAAACTTCCGGGCTGTTAGTTTGGGCCTTGGAAATGGAAAAGATGtggttcctttattttcttcttgatcTCGATTTTCTCGGGAAAGTGGTGGCTGCAGAGAAAAGCGGTACGACGCCGTTTTCCTATCTAAAAAATTCTCGATTGGAAAAtcgttttgtttctgttttacTCGTTGAGTCTACGGTGCTATAGGAAGGGGGACCAAAACTTTTCCCAAAGCTACAAAAACACAGTGGACTGGGACCAGCTCCTATACCTAACACTGACATTTCATTAACCTTGACAGTTGGGTAATAAATTTTGTTCTCGCTGAAAAGCGAGTTTCTAGTTTGTCCCGATTCTACTTCAATGctatgtgtttttttattttttttctccttatgCAAATATaggaatatgaaaaaaatgatattaaattgttatttttgGGACCTAAAACTCAATGATTGATACggtatttaattttgtatttggttATTTCATAATCGAGTTGTTGATTGGTATTTGGCGTGTTTGAGTAGGTGGGAGAAGGGCTCCCAATGTATCGCATAAGAAAGGCAATGTGCTGTGGGGTTTGTCTAATCTTTCCAGGTCTGTAACTTTTTGTTGATGGGTTTGTTGTGGTtgttattcatttttattttttcctaaatgTTGTGGGTCTTCTTCAACGAACGACTTGTGATTATCCCTTTCCTAAATGTTGTGGGTCTTCTTCAACGAACGACTTGTGATTATACCGTGATAATATTGAATGTGAATTATTGGAAGGTAGGTTCTGTGTTTGTATGAATGTGAATTGTTAGACAGCGAAAGTCGGCAGTGCCGTTTCTCATTGCTTATAAACGTGtagtattttatataaattattagagagagagagagagagagagagagagagagctgtgtTGCATGAAGGGTGGTGAAGGTGAGTAACTGTAAATTAATTGTAGGAAGTAGAGTGACGGTAAGTGTTGCAGGGAATTGGGGAACGCTTACCGTCTTTACTGGGAATTAAAAGGTGATTGTATTTTCTGAATGGTGGGGAACTCATCTTTAAGTACCGGACTCAGAAGTCATGGCTGGGATCTCTAGAACACAAAAGGTAGCAGATAACGTGTGATCTTATGTGGTTTGCTTCTTTCTCCGTCATGATAAATAgacatcaaattttttttttggttatctCGAGGCTGTAACTTGCTTCTGTGGTGGCTTAAAATCCGGTGGGATTGATTAGCCTACAGggatgaatattttaatttccgCTGTAGTCTCATGAGCCAAAGAGTtcaattttgtataaaatagaAAGCAAATATTTTCAGGTTATCTTGTGGTTGTAACTTGCTTCTGTGGTTGCTTAAAAAATCCGGGCTTGTTTTCCCGCTGTagggatgattttttttattattattattatttttttcccgcTGTAGTTTTATGAGCCAAAGAGTTATATTTTCTACTAGTGAGATGTTTCATATCCTTTTCTAGTTGGAGTTTTCTCTCTGCATATTTTAAGCTGCGTACTTAGGGAGGGAACAAGACAGGCACTTTGAAATTGTTTTCTCAAAATGCCATTGTTGCTTTCTGTGATATATCAATCGTCCGGAATAGAAAAGATGGTTCTCTCTTTCATTGTGTGAGTTATGAAGTTAATGCCTGCTCTTGATAGATATGAGCTTTTGATTTGGTTTATCTAGATGCTTCTTTCTTGTTTGGTGTGAGTTTTTCAATTACTATAGGAGTATCTTGGCACTGCTTTTCTGATTATTGAGCTCTTTAATTTTGTTCTGTAGAATCTGAACAAAATCAAATTTAGTTCCTGAGTAACACTTCTGGTATGTGGTGACCGGTTGCTTATGTGTCATACGGGGAAGGGTGCGTGATACCAATTTATGAGCTCCTTGCTGATGGAGTGGAATGAGAAATCCCCATCACAGTGGGAGTGGGATAACCTATTATTGTGCAGTGCAAAAGCAGCTGAAAATTCTAAGTTGCAACCTACAGAATGGGCTATGCAAGGAGATCAAAGGATAAACTCTGGCTCTTATTATTCATCTGGGGGTGGTGGGGGTAGTGGTGGGTCAGGCCCTACGTTGAGACATGCTTCTCTGTCAAATAGCTCAAAATCAGCTTCAGCAGATTCTTATTCAATTGGTGAAAGTAAGACATCAAAGCTCACTTTTGAGGCCTTTGGAGATTTTCCAGATGATTACATCAGTAAGAAAGAATTGGCCAGGGTGGATACAAATGGAATTTCTCCAACACTTGAGCCTTCATCTGGCTCTGGTGAGCCATTGCTCAGTCTAAAGCTTGGTAAGCAAATGTACTTTGAAGATGCTTGTGTAGGCAGCAATACAGAGACCTCAAAATTTTCTACTATTCCCATGACATCAGCCACCGCAGCTAAGAAATGCAAGTCGAGTTGTCAGAGCACACAGGTACCACACTGCCAAGTTGAAGGCTGTAATCTTGACCTCTCGTCGGCTAAAGATTACCATCGCAAACATAGAGTTTGCGAAAGTCATTCCAAATCCCCAAAGGTCATTGTAGGTAGTCTGGAACGTCGGTTTTGTCAGCAGTGTAGCAGGTAAATGCTTCTTATAAAGtggtagctttttttttttttggatgaataAATACAAGTGGTAGTTATATGTCAGAAGGTAATGAAATCCACCAACAGTTTGTTACTAATTAATTTATCATCTACCAGTAGTCCCTCTTTTATCCAAATGTCTCTTGGATAATAATAATTCCAGTCCTATCCTGATTTAGATTTGATCAATCAAGATCAGCTTCAAGTCCTAGTTTTCAAATTTGATTCAGtgaccacatttttttttttattgctgaAGATTCCATGGTCTTTCCGAGTTTGATGAAAAGAAGCGAAGCTGTCGCAGGCGTCTTTCTGATCATAATGCTAGGCGACGCAAGCCACAGCCAGAAGCAGTCCGGTTAAATCCAGCAAGGCTATCTTCATCACTTTATGGTACCTGTTTCAAACGCAAAAGaaaacttttccttttttttaaaaaaacttttccttttttttgtttccttttctattttggACTAAGTTCTCATGTGAGTATACTATGAAGTGAATTGGTATTAGTATTGATTCCTTGTCCACTTTCTTGAATTCATAAATTGTATATTAAGGTGATTTCTTAAACACTTTGTGATAAAATgatttcaactcaaatatcTTTTATGCGATATGTTGTTCAACTGTAACTATTGATGAGTTTTTGGGTATGTAGTGCTTTCATTTACGTCTAATTTAAGTAGGACATGGCAAGTGTGTTACAATTTACTTGGACGGTGCAATTTTATCCTTGACAAACCCACTTTACAATAGCACAATGAAATTTTGGCATCCTCCACACTTTAATACGGAATGCAGAATTTGGTGGGCAGGACAGTATCCGCTGCTCTTACATTTTAACATGCTTGTGTTCTAGAATGATTGTGAATGATActtgcaaaaacaaaaattatacttaCTTCAGCAACACGCGCTTGaatgtattctttttttctttttactaggAGAGATGAAAGAAAGGAGGGAAGGGGGGAACTTGTACGTCGGTAGTTGGCAAAAAGTGGTATACTTTGTAGGGGCATTGTTGGAAGAGAAGTGCTTTGTGATTTTTAGTGGCTGTTAGCATACACCTGCAATCTGTGCATTAAAAGGGGGTAGACCAAAGATGAAAAAATGTAGGTCTACGTGTTGTAACGATGCAAACAAAAGTTGAAGGTAGGCATTGTTTAGGACGTTCGATGTCTGCTGCACCTACCCTGTAATCTGTTTTGACATTTTAGTAGTTATATGGTTTGTTCCTCGGGATTAGATACGATCAATCATGTTTGTTGCTATTATGTTGTCTTTAATCTGTATTCAATCATGTTTGTTGTATTGCATAGCGTAAGTGAGCTGCTCTACGTTATGCCATTTTTAACTACCAATTACTAGCACAATTGTTATTCTGCCGAATGCGTTACTCTGTGATGCATGCCCAGACGTTATGGTTGTTAGTTAATACAAGGTTTAACAGCTGAACACTTTTGGTAATGCAATCTTAGTCATTAATAAACTAGAATGGGTGTGTTATAATTTGTGATGACCTCCACAGATGGGAAGCAGCAGATGAGTCTTGTCTTTGACAGAGGCCCACTTGTTTACTCAAGCGCTGCTGATAGTTTAACGTGGGAGGACATGTGCAGATCCAAGTTTACCCAAACAAAAGACTATCCTCTGAAGCCTGCAAAAGCGAGAGACACTGATATGCAGCTGCATTTGCCAGGCAATGATATGCCATGTGCAATCACTACGCTTCGTAATGATTCCAGTAGGCTCTTGCCATCCAAGGGCACCGTAGGTGAGGTTCTCAAGCAAGTTTTTTTTTAGGCTTTTACTGTTACGTAAAGTTCAATTGATTTTAGATTAATGTAAGAAACGGTTTTCAATTGGCAGACTTTGCTTACACGGTCGTAGAGGTCTTAAAATCTGGCCATGTCAAAGTTTGCCCGTTTGTTTATGCAATAGCTATCATGCATGCTTGAATGGcaattataaaaggaaaaattgatAGTATGACTACCAAATATTACAACCCCcatcctccccccccccccccccacacacacacacacaatttttttcttagtgaatttatttattttttaatggtttagagtgtttaaaaaatgcttaaaagaaaaataaaaaaacttatttatacTATTGTGTATATTTCGTGCGCACATTTGATAGGACACTAACATTATCcattagaaaaatgaaaaataaacgcATTTACCACATGATAGATAGCCTTTGAGTATCTTATATGCCACAATAGAAGgaacaataaaaaaactaactatAGCTTGCCTTGTTAGATAAATAGATGATCTTGTGAAACCCATTCATGTACTTGTGCAAAAAAGTCTTACTTCATGTACCAGCTTTCAGCATAAATGAATTTTGTCGGAAACGTGTCCAAATCTAGGCATTTGTAAAGCTAAAAGTTTGATTTATCAAATGTAGTATACACAATATAGATTGGGAGAGTTATAACAGTGACTGGTGAATCAGAAATTCAGAAAAAGTGAGATTGTAAGCTGGATGAAGTAAATTTGAAGATCATTAGTGGATAGATTCCTGATAGTAAT contains:
- the LOC122309538 gene encoding squamosa promoter-binding-like protein 3, which encodes MSSLLMEWNEKSPSQWEWDNLLLCSAKAAENSKLQPTEWAMQGDQRINSGSYYSSGGGGGSGGSGPTLRHASLSNSSKSASADSYSIGESKTSKLTFEAFGDFPDDYISKKELARVDTNGISPTLEPSSGSGEPLLSLKLGKQMYFEDACVGSNTETSKFSTIPMTSATAAKKCKSSCQSTQVPHCQVEGCNLDLSSAKDYHRKHRVCESHSKSPKVIVGSLERRFCQQCSRFHGLSEFDEKKRSCRRRLSDHNARRRKPQPEAVRLNPARLSSSLYDGKQQMSLVFDRGPLVYSSAADSLTWEDMCRSKFTQTKDYPLKPAKARDTDMQLHLPGNDMPCAITTLRNDSSRLLPSKGTVGLEEPMISAQQDAGPDFRRALSLLSTNSWGSRESKPAPHPHAIHATHSGMLQPAMQVTQGMLHVSSDHWQTQQASTDSRGHILTPPPNNGSIHFQDFQLFRSPDEFGFYPNQLD